Proteins from a single region of Lepus europaeus isolate LE1 chromosome 4, mLepTim1.pri, whole genome shotgun sequence:
- the SMIM32 gene encoding small integral membrane protein 32 translates to MYGDLFNATGSPEAAVGGALALGATVKAEGALPLELATARGMRDGTATKPDLPTYLLLFFLLLLSVALVVLFIGCQLRHSAFAALPHDRSLRDARAPWKTRPV, encoded by the coding sequence ATGTACGGCGACCTGTTCAACGCCACGGGCAGCCCCGAGGCGGCGGTGGGCGGCGCGCTGGCCCTGGGAGCCACGGTCAAGGCAGAGGGCGCTTTGCCGCTGGAGCTGGCCACGGCGCGCGGTATGCGGGACGGCACGGCCACCAAGCCCGACCTGCCCACCtacctgctgctcttcttcctgctgctgctctccgTGGCGCTCGTCGTCCTCTTCATCGGCTGCCAGCTGCGCCACTCGGCCTTCGCCGCGCTGCCCCACGACCGCTCGCTGCGCGACGCCCGCGCGCCCTGGAAGACGCGGCCGGTGTAG